In Burkholderia sp. NRF60-BP8, a single window of DNA contains:
- a CDS encoding CoxG family protein: MELNDTLRVPLAPPVVRDALEDLALLRASFDHCESFVKLAHGEFALTITVPLGPLRARYDVRAHAAAEQGDAEGRPRRVLNFKARADGLGALRGQVELALMPDDDASATRIEYVVWATASGPLAELPGRQIDNALREWTDTFFREFGAVVQAKHGLAPNRANSSAQRRQHVFLRPASLVAATKRALPPHLGGALSGRAASALRHRDSGTIPVWAWAAMIVFVALLLYAARWFNGG, from the coding sequence ATGGAACTGAACGACACGTTACGCGTACCGCTCGCGCCGCCTGTCGTGCGGGATGCGCTGGAGGATCTCGCGCTGTTGCGGGCGAGCTTCGATCATTGCGAATCGTTCGTGAAACTCGCGCACGGCGAGTTCGCGCTGACGATCACGGTGCCGCTCGGTCCGCTGCGCGCCCGCTACGACGTGCGCGCGCATGCGGCCGCCGAGCAGGGCGACGCGGAAGGGCGGCCGCGCCGCGTGCTCAACTTCAAGGCGCGGGCCGACGGCCTCGGCGCACTGCGCGGCCAGGTCGAACTCGCACTGATGCCGGATGACGATGCGAGCGCCACGCGAATCGAGTACGTGGTCTGGGCGACGGCGAGCGGGCCGCTCGCCGAACTGCCGGGGCGGCAGATCGACAATGCGCTGCGCGAATGGACCGACACGTTCTTCCGCGAGTTCGGGGCGGTCGTGCAGGCGAAGCACGGCCTCGCGCCGAATCGCGCGAACTCATCCGCGCAGCGACGCCAGCACGTATTTCTGCGGCCGGCATCGCTGGTGGCCGCGACGAAGCGTGCGCTGCCGCCGCATCTCGGCGGCGCGCTGAGCGGGCGGGCGGCGAGCGCGCTCCGGCATCGCGATTCCGGCACGATACCCGTGTGGGCCTGGGCGGCGATGATCGTGTTCGTCGCGCTGCTGCTTTACGCGGCACGCTGGTTCAACGGCGGCTGA
- a CDS encoding DUF427 domain-containing protein, which yields MSDAADPRLEIVPNRHRVRVIHRGITYADSHGALTVREAGLPDIHYLPRSDVNMRRLVKSGVTSACPFRGQAVHFDLQTEDGVIENAAWSYEEPNEAAAVLAHYVAFDVARVDSLVETS from the coding sequence ATGTCCGATGCAGCCGACCCTCGACTCGAAATCGTGCCGAACCGCCATCGCGTGCGCGTGATTCATCGCGGCATCACCTATGCCGATTCGCACGGCGCGCTGACCGTGCGTGAAGCGGGGCTCCCGGACATCCATTACCTGCCGCGCAGCGACGTCAACATGCGCCGGCTCGTGAAATCGGGCGTCACGTCGGCCTGCCCGTTCAGGGGGCAGGCCGTGCATTTCGACTTGCAGACGGAAGACGGCGTGATCGAGAACGCCGCATGGAGTTACGAAGAACCGAACGAGGCGGCGGCCGTGCTGGCGCACTACGTCGCCTTCGATGTCGCACGGGTCGACAGTCTCGTCGAGACGTCCTGA
- a CDS encoding carboxypeptidase-like regulatory domain-containing protein, which produces MQYLRNVSRFAVAAALTAGLATGAYAQSDGLPAASQQGDVSYVSGGIGKDQSTAFQRNEASWPLALRFTGKGGEFLADVHVRIVDGKGTEVLATDARGPYMLVKLPPGRYTVHASYQGSDESRAVTVGAKGGAKAAFQWSAQ; this is translated from the coding sequence ATGCAATATCTACGCAACGTGTCCCGATTTGCCGTCGCCGCGGCGCTGACCGCCGGCCTCGCGACCGGCGCGTACGCGCAGTCGGACGGTCTGCCCGCCGCGAGCCAGCAAGGCGATGTCAGCTACGTGTCGGGCGGTATCGGCAAGGACCAGTCGACGGCATTCCAGCGTAACGAGGCGTCGTGGCCGCTGGCGCTGCGCTTCACCGGCAAGGGCGGCGAATTCCTGGCCGACGTCCATGTGCGGATCGTCGACGGCAAGGGCACCGAGGTGCTGGCGACCGACGCGCGCGGGCCGTACATGCTGGTGAAGCTGCCGCCGGGGCGCTATACGGTGCATGCGTCGTACCAGGGCAGCGACGAATCGCGCGCCGTCACGGTCGGCGCGAAGGGCGGCGCGAAAGCCGCGTTCCAGTGGAGTGCGCAGTAG
- a CDS encoding DegQ family serine endoprotease — protein sequence MNTRFLARGTVAVAVAAALSAGYFAGTRRADPQIITPAQAAALMPAEAAAKTGIPDFSGLVETYGPAVVNISAKHVVKQVSRRAPQPQLPIDPSDPFYQFFKHFYGQVPGMGGDAQPDDQPSASLGSGFIVSSDGYILTNAHVIDGANVVTVKLTDKREYKAKVVGSDKQSDVAVLKIDASGLPTVKIGDPAQSKVGQWVVAIGSPYGFDNTVTSGIISAKSRALPDENYTPFIQTDVPVNPGNSGGPLFNLQGEVIGINSMIYSQTGGFQGLSFAIPINEAIKVKDELVKTGHVSRGRLGVAVQGLNQTLASSFGLQKPDGALVSSVDANGPAAKAGLQPGDVILSVNGSPVADSTSLPAQIANLKPGSKADLQIWRDKSKKSISVTLGAMSDAKLASNDGGPVEQGRLGVAVRPLSPQERSASNLSHGLIVQQAGGPAANAGIQPGDVILAVNGRPVTSPEQLRDAVKGAGNSLALLIQRDNAQIFVPVDLS from the coding sequence ATGAACACCCGATTCCTTGCGCGCGGCACCGTCGCGGTCGCCGTGGCGGCTGCCCTGTCGGCCGGCTATTTCGCCGGCACCCGCCGCGCCGATCCGCAGATCATCACGCCCGCGCAGGCGGCCGCATTGATGCCGGCCGAAGCCGCGGCCAAGACCGGCATTCCCGATTTCTCCGGGCTCGTCGAGACCTACGGCCCGGCGGTCGTGAACATCAGCGCGAAGCATGTCGTGAAGCAGGTGTCGCGGCGCGCGCCGCAACCGCAACTGCCGATCGATCCGAGCGACCCGTTCTACCAGTTCTTCAAGCACTTCTACGGCCAGGTGCCGGGCATGGGCGGCGACGCGCAGCCGGACGACCAGCCGAGCGCGAGTCTCGGGTCGGGCTTCATCGTCAGTTCCGACGGATACATTCTCACCAATGCACACGTGATCGACGGCGCGAACGTCGTCACGGTCAAGCTGACCGACAAGCGCGAATACAAGGCGAAGGTCGTCGGCTCCGACAAGCAGTCCGACGTCGCCGTGCTGAAAATCGACGCGAGCGGCCTGCCGACCGTGAAGATCGGCGACCCGGCGCAGAGCAAGGTTGGCCAGTGGGTCGTCGCGATCGGCTCGCCGTACGGCTTCGACAACACGGTCACGTCGGGCATCATCAGCGCGAAGTCGCGTGCGCTGCCGGACGAGAACTACACGCCGTTCATTCAGACCGACGTGCCGGTGAACCCCGGCAACTCCGGCGGCCCGTTGTTCAACCTGCAGGGCGAGGTGATCGGCATCAACTCGATGATCTACTCGCAGACGGGCGGCTTCCAGGGCCTGTCGTTCGCGATCCCGATCAACGAGGCGATCAAGGTGAAGGACGAGCTCGTGAAGACGGGCCACGTGAGCCGCGGCCGCCTCGGCGTCGCCGTGCAGGGGCTGAACCAGACGCTCGCGAGTTCGTTCGGACTGCAGAAGCCGGACGGCGCGCTCGTCAGCTCGGTCGACGCCAACGGTCCGGCGGCGAAGGCCGGCCTGCAACCGGGCGACGTGATTCTGTCGGTCAACGGTTCGCCGGTCGCCGATTCGACGTCGCTGCCCGCGCAGATCGCGAACCTGAAGCCGGGTTCGAAGGCCGACCTGCAGATCTGGCGCGACAAGTCGAAGAAGTCGATCAGCGTGACGCTCGGCGCGATGTCCGATGCGAAGCTCGCGTCGAACGACGGCGGGCCGGTCGAACAGGGCCGCCTGGGTGTCGCGGTGCGTCCGCTGTCGCCGCAGGAGCGCAGCGCCAGCAACCTGTCGCACGGGCTGATCGTGCAGCAGGCCGGCGGGCCGGCCGCCAACGCGGGCATCCAGCCGGGCGACGTGATCCTCGCGGTCAACGGCCGCCCGGTCACGAGCCCCGAGCAGTTGCGCGACGCGGTGAAGGGCGCGGGCAACAGTCTTGCTCTGCTGATCCAGCGCGATAATGCACAGATCTTCGTGCCGGTCGACCTGAGCTGA